The Micrococcales bacterium region CGGCGTGCTCGACCGGGAGCAGACGCGCCTGTTCATTTGCGACCTTGCCGGCGATCCGGTGGCCCATGTGGAGGGCCATCCTGGCTGGATCTCATGCCCGGGTTGCCGTGCACCAAGGGGGGGCGTGTCCTCGCCTGGACCGACGAAGCCCGGCGTCGTCTGACGGTCGATGGCCGGGCCGTGACACCGCCGGACGTGCAGGTGAGGTCGTACCTGGGCTCCATCGACGGCATGCACTACGTCGCCGCCTGTACGACCCCGGCCGAGTCTCGCGTCGGCTGCGTCGATGCCGAAGGCTTCCGGTGGTTGTCCGAACCCGACGCCTACACCACGGCGGTCGTCGAGTCAGGTCTGGTGATCACCAGCACCGCCCGCTGGGACCGCTACGGGGTGCAGGTCGTGATCCGTGACGCGCAGTACACCGAACTGGCGGGCCTGGACAGCCTCGCCGAAAAGCCGCTGGTCGCCGCCGAACCCGTCCGGCTGCCGAGCGGCGACGACGATGTCCAGACGGTCGTCCTCCTGCCCGCGGCCGGCCCCGAGGGTCCGCTGCCGGTCCTGCTGTACCCGTACGGGGGTCCGCACGCCCAGCGTGTGCTGGCGTCCCGCGGCGCATATGGCGGTGCGCAGTGGCTGGCCGACCAGGGGTTCTGCGTCATCGTCGCGGACGGCCGCGGCACGCCCGGGCAGTCGCCCGCCTGGGAGCACGCCGTCCATCGCGATCTGCGGGATCCGGCGCTGGCCGACCAGATCGTGGCGCTCGAGCGCGCCACCGCGGCCCTGCCGGGACGTCTGGACACATCCCGGGTGGGGATCCTGGGCTGGTCCTACGGCGGCTACCTCGCGGCGCTGGCGGTTCTGCAGCGGCCGGATGTCTTCCACGCCGCCATCGCCGGCGCACCGGTCACCGAGTGGCGCCTGTACGACACCGCCTACACCGAGCGGTACCTGGGGGACCCGACAGCCGACGCCGGGCCGTACGACCACTGTTCCCTGCTGCCGCTGGCCCCTGGGCTGGAGAGGCCACTGCTGCTGATCCACGGGCTGGCCGACGACAACGTGTTCGCCGCCCACACGCTGCAACTGTCCAGCGCGCTGCTGGCGGCCGGCCGCGCACACGAGGTCCTGCCGCTGTCCGGGGTCACGCACATGACCCCGCAGCCCCAGGTGGCCGAGAACCTGCTGCTGCTTCAGGTCGACTTCTTCCGCCGGCATCTGGGGTGATCCTCGGGCTGCCGTCGCGCGACGTTGAGCCTACTCCGGCGGGATCTCCGAGAGGTCCAGCGCGGCAGTCGGGACGTCGTTGTGCACGATGTCGCGCTCCTGCGGGAAGTGGCACGCGGAGAACTGGCCGCCATGGGTCCCGATCTGGACCAGCGGCGGCTCTTGCTGCGCGCAGATGTCCTGGGCCTTCCAGCACCGGGTCCGGAACCGGCACCCCGATGGCGGGTTCGCCGGTGACGGGACGTCCCCCTGCAGAACGATCCGCTTGCGATCCTCCCGGCCCACGGGATTGGGCACCGGCACGGCGGACAGCAACGCCTGCGTGTAGGGGTGGCTGGGGTGCTCGTAGATCGACGCTTCGTCCCCGACCTCGACGACCTTGCCCAGGTACATGACGGCGACCCGGTCGGAGATGTGGCGTACGACCGACAGGTCATGCGCGATGAAGATGTAGGTGAGGTTGAACTCGTTCTGCAGGTTCTCGAAGAGGTTGATCACCTGGGCCTGGACGGACACGTCCAGGGCCGAGACGGGCTCGTCACAGACGATGATCTTGGGCTTCAACGCCAGGCCCCGGGCGATGCCGATGCGCTGGCGCTGGCCGCCGGAGAACTGGTGCGGGTAGCGGCTGATGTGTTCGGGATTGAGGCCGACGACCTCGAGCAGGTCCTGCACCGCCTTCTTCCGGTCCCCCTTCGGCAGCACGGAGGGATGGATGTCGAACGGTTCGCCGACGATGTCCCCCACAGTCATGCGGGGGTTCAACGAGGTGTACGGGTCCTGCAACACGATCTGGATGTCGCGGCGCTTGGTCCGCATCGCCTTGGTCCCGAGATTGGCCATGTCGTCGCCCTCGAACCAGATCTGCCCGGAGGTCGGGGCCTCCAGTCGCATCACCAGGCGGGCCAGCGTGCTCTTGCCGCAGCCGGACTCCCCCACGATGCCCAACGTCTCCCCGGGGTACAGGTCGAAGGACACCCCGTCCACGGCGCGTACTTGGCCGACCTCTTTCTTGAAGATGATGCCGCGCGTCAGTGGGTAGTACTTCACGACGTCCTTAACCTGCAGGATCGGCTCGGTCACCGTACACCTCCTCCCAGAAATGGCAGGCGGATCGGTGTCCCGGCGCCACGTCGAGAGTGGGGGGCACCTCCTGCAGGCAGATGTCCTTCTTGTACGGACAGCGCGGATTGAAGTTGCATCCCGGCGGCAGATTCATCAGTGACGGCGGCAACCCCTTGATCGCGTACAGTTCCTCGCCCTTGGTGTCGACCCGCGGCATGGACGCCAGCAGACCTTCGGTATAGGGGTGCGCGGGCTTGCCGTACAGGGTCATGACATCAGCGTCTTCGACGATCCGCCCCGCGTACATGACAGCGATCTTGTCCGCCACGCCGGCCACGACTCCGAGGTCGTGGGTGATGAGGATCATCCCCATGTTGCGTTCCCGCTGCAGTTCCTGCAGCAGTTCCATGATCTGCGCCTGGACGGTCACATCGAGGGCAGTCGTGGGCTCGTCGGCGATGAGCACAGTGGGGTCCAGGCTGATCGCCATCGCGATCATGATGCGTTGCCGCATACCGCCGGAGAACTGGTGCGGGTAGTCCTTCACCCTCTCCCTGGCCGCGGGGATGCGGACCTGCTCCATCAGGTCGACCGCCCGCTGCATGCCCTCCTTCTTGGACATGCCGCGGTGGACCTGGAACATCTCGGAGATCTGGTCCCCCACCGTGAACACCGGGTTGAGCGCCGACAGCGAGTCCTGGAAGATCATCGCGATCTCCGCCCCGCGGATCTTCTGCCGCTCCTTCTCAGGCATCTGCAACAGGTCCCGGCCCTTGTACCGGATCTCACCGCCTGTGATGAAACCCGGCGGCATGTCGAGAATGCCCATGATCGTCTGGGCAGTGACCGACTTGCCCGAGCCGCTCTCGCCCAACACGGCGAGAGTTTCGCCGGCGTCGAGGGTGTAGTTCACACCGTTGATCGCCTTGGCCACGCCGTCACGCGTGCGGAACTCCACGTAGAGGTCGTCTACTTCCAACAAGTGGTCGCTCATGTCCTCACCGCAGCTTCGGGTCCAGGGCCTCACGCACGGCGTCGCCGAGCATGATGAAACTCAACACCGCGACCGAGAGGAAGAACGCCGGGAAGAAGAGCATGAAAGGCGCGACCCGGATGTAGGGCTGCGCATCGTTGATCATGGTGCCCCACGAGATGACCGGGGGTTGCAGCCCCAGTCCGAGGAACGACAGCGTGGCCTCCGCACCGATGTAGCCACCCAACGAGATCGTTGCCAGCACGATCAATGGGGCCAACGAGTTGGGCACCACGTGCTTGCGGATGACGCGCCCGTTGCTGGCCCCCAGTGCCCGGGCAGCCACGACGAAGTCGGCGTCGCGCACCTGGATCACCGACGAACGCATGATGCGCGTCATCGAGGTCCAGCCGAGGATCCCCAGGGCCAGCACGACTTTGCCGACCTCACCGTAGAACGTGGTGTTGTCGCCGCTGGGGAACGAACTCAGAACGAGGATGCCACCGAGCAAGAGCGGTATCCCGAAGAAGATGTCAGTGATACGCGACAGGACGGCGTCGACCCACCGGCCGAAGAACCCGGCGAGGACCCCGACCAGGGCCCCGAGCAGCATGCAGAAGGCGGTCGTGAACACGCCCACCAGGATCGAGGCTTTGGCGCCGTAGATCGTCCGGGTGTACACGTCACAGCCGTTGTTGTCGTAGCCGAACCACGCCTGTGACGACGGGGGCTGGCGCGAGAGGGTCAGATCGCAGGTGTACGGGTCCTTGCCGAACGTGAACAACTGCGGGATGAAGGTCATGATCAGGAAGATCACGATCAGGACCGCCGAGACGATGAAGATCTTGTTGGTCCGCAGCTCCCGCCAGGCGTCGCTCCAGAGCGAGCGACTCCTGTCCGGGCCCGGCTCGGGGGGCAGGTCCGCCCCCAGGTAGGTCCCCCTCTCGACGGTCTCCGGCGCCGCCGCGGCCATCGATGCGTTCGGGTCACTCATAACGGATCCTCGGATCGATCGCGCCGTACAGGATGTCGACCAAGAGGTTCACCAGCAAGAACACGAGGACGAGGACGGTGACCACGCCGACCACGGTGGCTCCCTCTCGCGTGCGAATGGACAGGTACAGCAGCCCACCGATGCCGCGGATGTTGAAGATGCCCTCGGTCACGATGGCTCCGCCGAGCAGTGCACCGAAGTCGGCGCCAATGAAGGTGACCACCGGGATGAGCGAGTTGCGCACAGCGTGCCGTCCGATGACCCGCTGCCGGGAGAGTCCTTTGGACGTCGCTGTGCGCACATAGTCGGCTCGGAGATTCTCCGTGAGGTTGCCGCGCATCAAACGGGCCACATAGGCCAACGACAGCGAAGCGAGCACGAATGCCGGCAGGATCAACTCGTACACCGTCGCATTGGGACCGACCGTCGGCGGGAACCAGCCCAGCTTGATCCCGAAGGTGAACTGGGCCAGGAAACCGATGACGAACACCGGGATCGAGATGACGATCAGGGTGGAGATCAGCACGAGGTTGTCCCAGAAGCCGCCGCGGTTGAGCGCGGCGAGAATGCCTGCACTGATACCGATGACGATCTCGATGATGATGGCGATGAGCGCCAAGCGGAACGTCACAGGGAACGCCAGGGCGAGGTCGCTCCAGACTGTGCGGCCGGAGAAGCTCTCTCCGAAGTTGCCCTGCAGGAGGTTGACCATGTACTTGCCGTACTGGACCAGTAGCGGGTCGTCGAGGTTGAACTTGTCGCGCATCTCCGCGACGTAGGCCGGGGGCAGGGTTTGTCACCGCACTTGCCGGCGAACGGATCGCCCGGCAGTGCCCACACCATCGCGTAGATCAAGAAGGTCGTACCGATGATCACCGGGATCATCTGCAGAAGGCGACGGATCGTGTAACGACCCACGGACACCACCTTCCCCTGCGATCAATGACGATCGAACGATACTCAGGGTCACTCGGGGATGCTCAGTCAACCCCCGGTTTGCGCGTGGCCGGCCGCGCCCGACACCCGGACACGACTGTGCCCCACCGCCACTGGGACGGTGGGGCACAGTTCGCCAGCTGCTTACTAGGCGTTCTGGATGGTCGTCAGGACGACCCTGCCGAACGGGGAGAACTGCACGTTGGACACGTTCTCCGAGTAACCGGCGGTCAGCGCGTAGTACCACATGGGATGACTGGCATCTCCTGGGCGAGGATCTCCTCACCCTGCTGGAACAGCGCGATGCCTTCCTCGCCCGGGGTGGCCGAGGCCTGGTCCATCAAGTCGTCGAACTCCTTGGTCGACCAGTCGCCGTCGTTGGACGAGGCGCCTGTCTTGTACAGCGGGACCAGGAAGTTCTCGATGGACGGGTAGTCCATCTGCCAACCGGTGCGGAAGATGCCGGTCATCTGCTTGTTCACGACCTCGTCACGGAAGGTGGCGAAGTCCGCGGTCGGCTTGCCGACACACTCGACGCCCAGCGCGTTCTTGATGCTCACGCATGTGGCGTCCACCCACTCCTTGTGGCCACCGTCGGCGTTGTAGGCCAGCGTCAGCTTGCCGTCGAAGCCGCCGGCCTGGTCCAGCATCTCCTTGGCCCTGGTCGGGTCGAAGTTGCACCACTCGCCACACACGCCGGCCTTGTAGCCGTTGACCACCGGGGAACTCCAGTCGGTGGCCGGCTCACGCGTGCCGTCGAACACGTTGTTGATGATCGTCTGACGGTCGATCGCCAGCGAGATGGCCTTGCGCAGGTCGGCGTTCTCGAACCGCTTGTCGTAGAACGGGAAGCTGCCGGTCTGGATGGCACCGAACGGCTGCACGATGGCGCGGTCACCAAGAATCTGCTTGTACTGCCCGCCCGCCAGGCCGGATGCCGGGATGGCGTCCAGCACGTCGAGGTTACCTGCCTGCAGGTCGGCCCAGGCCGCGTCGAGGTCCTGGTACAGCTTGAACTCGGCGCCTGCGATGCTCGGCTTCGGGTCGCCCGGGTAGTCCGGCCAAGCCTTGATCTTGATGGAGACCTTCGGGTCCCAGCTCTCGAACTGGAACGGGCCGTTGCCCACCGGGTTCTTGCCGAACGCCTCGGGGTCGTCGAAGAAGGCCTGCGGCATCGGCGAGAAGCCCGAGTACCCGACCATGACCGGGAACTGCGAGTTCGGCCGGCTCAGTTTCACCGTGAACTCGGTATCGCTGACGACCTTCAGACCCGACATTTCCTTGGTCTCGGGCTTGCCGACCGGGTTGCCCTCCTCGTCGAACTCACCCTGCACATCCGCGAAGCCCTCGATCGGCTCGAAGAAGTAGGAGTTCAGCGCCGCGTTGGGGCCATAGGACGCCCAGTTCCAGGCGTCCACGAAACTCGCTGCCGTTACGGGGGTGCCGTCCTGGAACTTCCAGTCGTCGCGGATCTGGATGTTCCAGTTGATCTGGTCATCGGAGGTGATGGAGGTGGCCACGGCGTTCTCCGGCGCGGCGGTCTCCTGGTTGTAGGTCACCAGACCGGTGAACAGGTTGTCGATGATGTTGCCGCCACCGGTCTCGTTGGTGTTGGCCGGCACCAGTGGGTTCTGCGGCTCGGAGCCGTTGACGGTCACGTAGGCACCGCTGCCGCCGTCCCCGCCGCCACTGTCCGACGACCCGCCACAGGCGGCCAGGGTCAGCGCGAGAACGCTGGCCCCGATCACCGCCGGGGCGGCCTTTCTGAGTCCACGCATGGACTATCCCTTCTATGAGTGCCCATATCTGTCAGGCACATTGTGTTCGGATTCCGTGAAGAATCCCAGCATCCCCGCCGCAGAGGGTGGCGTCGTGCCGCGATCTGTGGGATGGAGGATACGGATTTTCTCCCCCATTGTGCCAATGCGTATACCCGCAGGACCCCCGCGGGTCACAGAATCGTTACCGAATCCGGCTTCCCGCGCCTGGAACGGAACGCGAGGGCTGCCGGGCTCGTCCCACTGTTCATGGCACAGTTGTGCCGGAGGAGGTGCGAAAGTGCGAAGTCGTACGGCGGCGGCATTGGTGTGTTTCGCCCTGCTCGCGGGCTCCGCCCCGGTCGTCAGCGCGCTCGAGGGCCGTCCGGGATCCGGGATGCTGGTGATCGGCCACCGCGGCGCTCCGGTGTACACCACCGAGAGCAGCGCGGCCTCCTACGAGATCGCCAGCAACCTGCGCGCGGACCTCCTCGAGGGCGACATCGTGATGAGTCGCGACGGTCAACTTCTCATCTGCCACGATCTGGACCTCAGCCGAGTCACGGACGTCGCCGCGAAGTTCCCCGGCCGTGGCGCGATCCGCAACTTCAACGGCGTGGACTACTTCGGCTTCTGGGTGGACGACTTCACCTGGGCGGAACTGAGCACGCTGGCCAAGCCCAACGGGCAGGGTCTGCTCACCCTCGATGCGCTCATCGCCCTGGCTCAGAGCCGCGGCGTCTCGCTGTACATGGAAATCAAGGAGTCGGAGTACTTCGCCGCCCCACAGCCGACCCGCGCCAACCCCTGGACATCACCGGCGCGCTGATCTCCGTCCTCAACGCCACCGGCGAGGCCGGGCGGCAGCCCCCTTCTGGGTGCAGTCCGACAACGCCGACGACCTCCTCCGCATCAAACAGGCCACCGGCAACCGGACGGTCTTCCTCACCCGCAACGTCGGCCCGGACGATGTGGGCCTGTTCCCGCAGTTCCGCCAGTTCGCCGACGTGCTGGGGGTGCCGACCACGCGCGCCCGGCGTTCCCTGGTGCAACAGGCGCATGCCGCCGACCTGGGGATCCACGTCTGGACATTGCGCGGAAGCCGGGACGCGTACCGCAAGGCGGCTGCGATCGGGGCAGACGGCGTGATCACCGACTTCCCCGACCTGGGCGTGGATGTGCGCGCGCGCCAGCGCGGCGGCGACCGGCCGGCCGGTCTGACCAGCCGGGTCGAGAACGGCAACGCGGTGGCCTCGTGGAGCGCGGTCGCCGGTTCCTGGTACGCGGTCACGTTCGATTTCGGCGACCCACTGGAGGCGCCCACCCTCTGGACCCAGGGCGGCTCGGCGTCCTACCCCATGGCCGACGCGAAGAGCGTCGACGTCACAGTCGCCCGTTACGACGGGACACGACTTGGTGGCGACGCCTTCACCCGTGCCTACCTCGCGCCCCCCGACTACCGGCAGCCACGGGTGAAGACCCGGGTGCGCAATGTCAAGGCTGTTGTCTCCAGCGATGCCAAGACCCGCATCACCGGGGTGATGGAACGCCTGCGCGGCAGCAAGTGGGTCCCCCTGCGCAACGGCGCGGGGTGGCTGCGCGGCCGCGGGGAGGACGTCGGCGACCTGCGCCGCAACTTCCGTGCCGACAAGCACGGCGCGTTCTCCTGACCGTCCGGGTCCGCAAGGACATCTTGGACGGTACGTGCCGGAGCGCTCGTGGATGGCTGGCGTGACCGCCACGAAACGGCTGAAGCCCTCGAGTTCGGAGTGGGTGCGCAGCCAGGAGGGCCCGCCGCCGGAGCCGGCCAAGAAACGCGGGACCCAGAGCCTTCCCGGACCCGACGTCAAGGTCCGGGTGAACTGACCCCGGTGGGTGATCCGACTCCTGCGCCCGGTCTGGGCGGCCTGGCCAGCCGAGTGATCGACGAGTACCAACTCCGCCGGATCGCCGTGGTCACCTCGCACACCACCGGCAACCCCGCGCTGGGCACCCTCGATCTGTCGGCCACGGAACTCGCACTGGTCGTCCAGACACCGGCCCCGGTGCCGGGTATGCCGACCGGTCCCACATCCCTGGCACTGGCCGAATTTCGGCCGTGGCACGGGCGCGTCGACCTGGTGATCCTCGACCCCTTCCACACCTACGATGCCTCCGTCGATGGCATCCTGTCCGCCGCCTCCCTCGTGCGTCCCGGCGGACTGCTGCTGGTCCACGACTGCCTGCCGCCCCCCGAGCTGATCTCACCCGAGTTCATGCCCGGTAGCTGGTGCGGAGTGACCTTCGCCGCCTTCCGCGACCTGTGTGCCGGCAACGGTCTCGCCTGGTTCACGGTGTCCAACGACTTCGGGATCGGCGCGGCGCGGGTGCCTGCCGGGGGGATCACGGCGGTGCCGGTGGACGACGCCTGGACGGCCGACAATCACCCTGAGTACCTACGCCGGTACCTGGATGACCCGTACGCCATGATGCGCGCGGTGGCTGCACACGACGCCATGGCCGCCATCGACGCGCTGATGCGCGATCAGTCGGTGGACCCTCTCCTGCAGGGGTTCGCCGGCTGGGACCCGGCGCTCGTGGACATCTTCGACAGCGCGGACCGGACCGCTGCGGGTGGCGAGACACCGCACACGAGAACGAGCAACTGCGGCAGGAGGCTCAGCGCCTCGCGGACCTGGACGCCGAACAGCGGCGGGACACCGCCCGCGAGATGGAGCAGCTGCGCCAGCAGGTTCAGCACCTCACGGACCTGAACGCCGACCAGCAGGCCATGCTCATCGAGACGAGCCGGCCCACCTGGCAGGCCCGCGCCATGGTCAAGAGTGTGCCGCGCGCGGTCCGGCGCCGGCTGCGGTGCTGATCGGCCGGCCTCAGCCCAGGATCTGGGAGTACGGCACGGCACGGTCGCGGCCCTGCTCCCCGCCGCATACAGTGCCATGTCGGCTTTGGCCACGACGGCATCCGGGCTGTCTCCGGGATCGGCCAGGGCCGCCCCGATGCTCAGAGTCGGGGTGAGCGTGACACCGTCGGCGGTGAAGGGCTCGCTGACGGTGGCCCGGATCTTCTGCGCGACGGCGAACAGGGCGTCCTCGTCCCGGATCTGCGTCAGCAGGACCACGAACTCGTCGCCGCCGATGCGCCCGACGGTG contains the following coding sequences:
- a CDS encoding dipeptide ABC transporter ATP-binding protein — its product is MTEPILQVKDVVKYYPLTRGIIFKKEVGQVRAVDGVSFDLYPGETLGIVGESGCGKSTLARLVMRLEAPTSGQIWFEGDDMANLGTKAMRTKRRDIQIVLQDPYTSLNPRMTVGDIVGEPFDIHPSVLPKGDRKKAVQDLLEVVGLNPEHISRYPHQFSGGQRQRIGIARGLALKPKIIVCDEPVSALDVSVQAQVINLFENLQNEFNLTYIFIAHDLSVVRHISDRVAVMYLGKVVEVGDEASIYEHPSHPYTQALLSAVPVPNPVGREDRKRIVLQGDVPSPANPPSGCRFRTRCWKAQDICAQQEPPLVQIGTHGGQFSACHFPQERDIVHNDVPTAALDLSEIPPE
- a CDS encoding S9 family peptidase, encoding MTPPDVQVRSYLGSIDGMHYVAACTTPAESRVGCVDAEGFRWLSEPDAYTTAVVESGLVITSTARWDRYGVQVVIRDAQYTELAGLDSLAEKPLVAAEPVRLPSGDDDVQTVVLLPAAGPEGPLPVLLYPYGGPHAQRVLASRGAYGGAQWLADQGFCVIVADGRGTPGQSPAWEHAVHRDLRDPALADQIVALERATAALPGRLDTSRVGILGWSYGGYLAALAVLQRPDVFHAAIAGAPVTEWRLYDTAYTERYLGDPTADAGPYDHCSLLPLAPGLERPLLLIHGLADDNVFAAHTLQLSSALLAAGRAHEVLPLSGVTHMTPQPQVAENLLLLQVDFFRRHLG
- a CDS encoding ABC transporter ATP-binding protein → MSDHLLEVDDLYVEFRTRDGVAKAINGVNYTLDAGETLAVLGESGSGKSVTAQTIMGILDMPPGFITGGEIRYKGRDLLQMPEKERQKIRGAEIAMIFQDSLSALNPVFTVGDQISEMFQVHRGMSKKEGMQRAVDLMEQVRIPAARERVKDYPHQFSGGMRQRIMIAMAISLDPTVLIADEPTTALDVTVQAQIMELLQELQRERNMGMILITHDLGVVAGVADKIAVMYAGRIVEDADVMTLYGKPAHPYTEGLLASMPRVDTKGEELYAIKGLPPSLMNLPPGCNFNPRCPYKKDICLQEVPPTLDVAPGHRSACHFWEEVYGDRADPAG
- a CDS encoding ABC transporter permease, with the translated sequence MSDPNASMAAAAPETVERGTYLGADLPPEPGPDRSRSLWSDAWRELRTNKIFIVSAVLIVIFLIMTFIPQLFTFGKDPYTCDLTLSRQPPSSQAWFGYDNNGCDVYTRTIYGAKASILVGVFTTAFCMLLGALVGVLAGFFGRWVDAVLSRITDIFFGIPLLLGGILVLSSFPSGDNTTFYGEVGKVVLALGILGWTSMTRIMRSSVIQVRDADFVVAARALGASNGRVIRKHVVPNSLAPLIVLATISLGGYIGAEATLSFLGLGLQPPVISWGTMINDAQPYIRVAPFMLFFPAFFLSVAVLSFIMLGDAVREALDPKLR